The Zingiber officinale cultivar Zhangliang chromosome 9A, Zo_v1.1, whole genome shotgun sequence genome window below encodes:
- the LOC122021713 gene encoding ABC transporter G family member 5-like: protein MTRFVDKITFFDRRASPMAEAEDVARDGLLIHYGSPAGASPPGNVAGGSVTLGQLFKRVGDAHSGGGGGEEGGEVGSVSRLRHVIEVDPFEEYQLGSPPPPPFVLAFTDLTYSVKRRERMSMLRRNRLALDPPETAAERGRTKTLLNSISGEAREGEIFAVLGASGSGKSTLIDALANRIARESLQGSVTLNGEKLEGRLLKVISAYVMQDDLLYPMLTVEETLMFSAEFRLPRSLSASKKKSRVQALIDQLGLRAAAKTIIGDEIHRGVSGGERRRVSIGIDIIHDPILLFLDEPTSGLDSTSAFMVVKVLQRIAHSGSIVIMSVHQPSYRILRLLDRLLILSRGQTVYSGAPDGLHSFFADFGHSIPDGENPTEFALDLIRELEGTPTGATALVQFNKSRAAAQPAASKPAALSLKDAISVSISRGKLVSGATEGATSSSSSVQKHANPFWIEMGVLTKRSWTNTKRMPELFAIRLAAILLTGFILATIFWRLDNSPKGVQERLGFFAIAMSTMFYSCADALPVFLQERSIFMRETAYNAYRRSSYVLSNAIVGFPPLVLLSVAFALTTYFAVGLAGGMQGFVFFVLIVLAAFWSGSGFVTFLSGVVTHILLGYTVVVALLAYFLLFSGFFINRDRIHDYWLWFHYMSLVKYPYEAVMQNEFDDPHKCFVRGVQMFDNTPLAALPEVAKLTVLRSMGQSLGVNLTGSSCITTGTGILQQQSITQLSKWDCLWITIAWGFLFRFLFYISLLLGSRNKRR, encoded by the coding sequence ATGACGCGCTTCGTGGATAAGATAACCTTCTTCGACCGCCGCGCGTCGCCGATGGCGGAGGCGGAGGACGTCGCCCGTGACGGGCTTCTCATACACTACGGCTCCCCCGCCGGCGCCAGCCCTCCAGGTAACGTCGCCGGTGGGTCCGTTACTCTCGGTCAGCTGTTCAAGCGCGTCGGCGACGCTCAtagcggcggcggcggtggcgaAGAGGGCGGAGAGGTCGGAAGTGTTTCCCGGCTCCGCCATGTGATCGAGGTGGATCCGTTCGAGGAGTACCAGTTGGGCTCTCCCCCGCCGCCGCCTTTTGTGCTTGCTTTTACGGACCTGACGTACAGCGTGAAGCGGCGAGAGAGGATGAGCATGTTACGGAGGAACCGGTTGGCGTTGGACCCGCCGGAGACGGCGGCGGAGCGGGGGCGCACGAAGACGCTTCTGAACTCGATCTCCGGCGAGGCGCGGGAAGGTGAGATTTTTGCGGTGCTGGGGGCGAGCGGGTCGGGGAAGTCGACGCTGATCGATGCTCTGGCGAACCGCATCGCGCGCGAGAGCCTGCAGGGCTCCGTCACCCTCAACGGCGAGAAGCTCGAGGGGCGGCTGTTGAAGGTCATCTCAGCGTACGTGATGCAGGACGATCTCCTCTACCCGATGCTCACCGTGGAGGAGACGTTGATGTTCTCCGCCGAGTTCCGCCTCCCGCGCTCCCTCTCTGCTTCCAAGAAGAAAAGCAGAGTACAGGCGCTCATCGATCAGCTCGGTCTCCGCGCCGCCGCCAAGACCATCATCGGCGACGAGATCCACCGCGGGGTGTCCGGCGGGGAACGGAGGCGCGTGTCCATCGGGATCGATATCATCCACGATCCTATCCTTCTGTTCCTCGACGAGCCCACGTCGGGGCTCGACTCCACCAGCGCGTTCATGGTGGTGAAGGTGCTCCAGCGCATCGCCCACAGCGGCAGCATCGTCATTATGTCGGTGCACCAGCCGAGTTATCGTATTCTCCGTCTCCTAGACCGCCTCCTCATCCTCTCCCGCGGCCAGACCGTCTACAGCGGGGCCCCCGACGGCCTCCACTCCTTCTTTGCAGACTTCGGCCACTCCATCCCCGACGGCGAGAACCCCACTGAGTTCGCCCTCGACCTTATCCGCGAACTCGAGGGAACCCCCACCGGCGCCACCGCCCTCGTCCAATTCAACAAATCCCGCGCGGCTGCCCAACCGGCCGCCTCCAAGCCGGCGGCTCTGTCCCTCAAAGACGCTATCAGTGTCAGCATTTCGCGCGGGAAGCTCGTCTCCGGGGCGACCGAGGGGGCGACCTCCTCCTCCTCGTCGGTGCAAAAGCACGCGAACCCGTTCTGGATCGAGATGGGCGTGCTGACGAAGCGCTCGTGGACGAACACCAAGCGCATGCCCGAGCTGTTCGCTATCCGACTGGCGGCGATCCTCCTCACCGGCTTCATCCTCGCCACCATCTTCTGGCGGCTGGACAACTCCCCCAAGGGCGTGCAGGAGCGGCTCGGCTTCTTCGCCATAGCCATGTCCACCATGTTCTACTCCTGCGCCGACGCGCTGCCGGTCTTCCTTCAAGAGCGCAGCATCTTCATGCGGGAGACAGCCTACAACGCCTACCGCCGCTCCTCCTACGTCCTCTCCAACGCCATCGTCGGCTTCCCGCCGCTGGTGCTCCTCTCGGTCGCCTTCGCACTGACGACCTACTTCGCCGTGGGGCTCGCCGGCGGGATGCAGGGGTTCGTCTTCTTCGTCCTCATCGTGCTCGCCGCCTTCTGGTCCGGAAGTGGGTTCGTAACCTTCTTATCCGGCGTGGTAACCCACATCCTGCTGGGCTACACCGTCGTCGTGGCCCTCCTCGCCTACTTCTTGCTCTTCAGCGGCTTCTTCATCAACCGGGACAGGATCCACGACTACTGGCTCTGGTTCCACTACATGTCGCTGGTGAAGTACCCCTACGAGGCGGTGATGCAGAACGAGTTCGACGACCCGCACAAGTGCTTCGTGCGAGGGGTGCAGATGTTCGACAACACCCCGCTGGCGGCGCTTCCGGAGGTGGCGAAGCTGACCGTGCTGCGGTCGATGGGGCAGTCCCTGGGGGTGAACTTAACCGGGAGCAGCTGCATCACCACCGGCACTGGAATCCTGCAGCAACAGAGCATCACGCAGCTCAGCAAGTGGGACTGCCTCTGGATCACCATCGCGTGGGGGTTCCTCTTCCGGTTCCTCTTCTACATCAGTCTCTTGCTCGGGAGCAGGAACAAGAGGAGGTAG